From a region of the Actinomadura luzonensis genome:
- a CDS encoding helix-turn-helix transcriptional regulator, with protein sequence MLYGRATETAAVEALLASARAGRGGALALRGEAGVGKSALLDHAAALATAPPEPGAATAPLAVLRADGIEPESDLAFAALHQLLHPLTHLLDALPAPQRDALSAALGLAHTPGLRADRFLVAAGVLSLLTEAAAPGGLLCLLDDVQWMDRASADALLFAARRLRAERIAMLFGVRGDALLKGVPELRVPGLDEQSAAALLGVAPGGVAPGVAARLWALTGGNPLVLRESLTALSPAQLAGHAPLPDPLPGGEQLFGDQVARLSPQARRLLLFASLEADLALALRAAATGTPPAPSNDGTGGGGTSGSTSGGTSGGAGGGAGGGAEPRPSDSATMSGAFDSATEPGPFDGAAALHAAEAAGLVTAADGVVRFRHPLVRSAVHAAATSAEVRAAHAVLAGLTSGDRRALHLAAAALGPDEPVAAELAAAAARAEARGGYGDAATALARAAELTPEPFRRAERLKDAATAAWLAGRPGQAETHLAEARELAQAASATVSESAPTTTSGSAPTTTSGSAPTTTPESASATASGSVPETASPVAGLLEEIAQLHGRFELNSGDAAEAVRVLAAGSGIGMLADAFEAASYVGDVQAMVELGRRARSHPPGFLRDVIAGVGAMLADGSGGELLRGALARTDELTEAAELLWASAAASYLGEADVSAELVERAGRAARVSGMVGQLPVVLEFVATGERFKGRLSESAAVAEEGLHLAREAGYSNSVAAHLANLAVVAALRGEEERCRHLAEEALTIAIPHRIGLRAGVAAYALALLDLGLGRYAAAHARFSALATAGPGAGHPTVTWRSTPDRVEAALAAGEHAAAAEAVAAYERWAAHAGTDESQALLARCRALLAAPGTGQGAGQGAGQGAGQGAGQGAGQDGVDAELFEEALRRHAEPVERARTALLYGERLRRAQRPGQARDHLRAALETFERVGAAPWAERARGELRAAGEAASRPASDAQTLLTPQELRIARLVAEGASSKEVAARLFLSPRTVEYHLYKIYPKLGITTRTELARLL encoded by the coding sequence GTGCTGTACGGCAGAGCCACGGAGACCGCCGCCGTCGAGGCCCTGCTCGCCTCGGCCCGGGCCGGCCGCGGCGGTGCGCTGGCGCTGCGCGGCGAGGCCGGCGTCGGCAAGTCCGCCCTCCTCGACCACGCCGCCGCCCTCGCCACCGCTCCCCCCGAGCCCGGCGCGGCGACGGCTCCTCTGGCCGTGTTGCGGGCCGACGGCATCGAGCCGGAGTCCGACCTCGCCTTCGCCGCGCTGCACCAGCTCCTGCACCCGCTGACCCACCTGCTGGACGCCCTCCCCGCGCCGCAACGCGACGCCCTGTCCGCGGCGCTCGGCCTGGCCCACACTCCCGGCCTCCGGGCGGACCGGTTCCTGGTGGCGGCGGGCGTGCTGTCCCTGCTGACCGAGGCGGCGGCGCCCGGCGGGCTGCTGTGCCTGCTGGACGACGTGCAGTGGATGGACCGCGCCTCGGCCGACGCCCTGCTGTTCGCGGCCCGCCGCCTGCGCGCCGAGCGCATCGCGATGCTCTTCGGCGTACGCGGGGACGCGCTGCTCAAGGGCGTGCCGGAGCTGCGGGTGCCCGGCCTGGACGAGCAGAGCGCCGCGGCCCTCCTCGGCGTCGCGCCCGGCGGGGTGGCGCCCGGGGTCGCGGCGCGGCTGTGGGCGTTGACCGGGGGCAACCCGCTCGTTCTGCGTGAGAGCCTGACCGCGCTGTCCCCGGCGCAGCTCGCCGGGCACGCGCCCCTGCCGGACCCTCTTCCGGGGGGCGAGCAATTGTTCGGCGACCAGGTCGCCCGGCTGTCCCCGCAGGCCCGCCGCCTCCTCCTGTTCGCCTCCCTGGAGGCCGACCTCGCCCTCGCCTTGCGCGCCGCGGCCACCGGCACGCCGCCCGCGCCCTCGAACGACGGCACGGGCGGCGGCGGCACGAGCGGCAGCACGAGCGGCGGCACGAGCGGGGGCGCGGGCGGCGGCGCGGGCGGGGGCGCGGAGCCGCGGCCCTCCGACAGCGCCACGATGTCTGGGGCTTTCGACAGCGCCACGGAGCCTGGGCCTTTCGACGGTGCGGCGGCACTGCACGCGGCGGAGGCCGCCGGGCTCGTGACGGCCGCCGACGGGGTGGTTCGGTTCCGGCACCCGCTCGTCCGGTCGGCCGTGCACGCCGCCGCCACCTCGGCGGAGGTGCGGGCCGCGCACGCCGTGCTCGCCGGGCTGACCTCCGGCGACCGGCGCGCCCTGCACCTGGCCGCCGCCGCCCTGGGCCCGGACGAGCCGGTCGCCGCCGAGCTCGCCGCCGCGGCCGCGCGGGCGGAGGCGCGCGGCGGCTACGGTGACGCCGCCACGGCCCTCGCCCGGGCCGCCGAGCTCACCCCGGAACCGTTCCGCAGGGCGGAACGGCTGAAGGACGCCGCCACGGCCGCCTGGCTGGCCGGACGCCCCGGCCAGGCCGAGACGCACCTCGCCGAAGCCCGCGAGCTGGCACAGGCCGCCTCCGCGACCGTCTCCGAGAGCGCCCCCACGACCACGTCCGGGAGCGCCCCCACGACCACGTCCGGGAGCGCCCCCACGACCACCCCCGAGAGCGCCTCCGCAACCGCGTCCGGGAGCGTCCCCGAGACCGCGTCCCCCGTCGCCGGGTTGCTGGAGGAGATCGCGCAGCTCCACGGCCGGTTCGAGCTGAACTCCGGCGACGCCGCCGAGGCCGTCCGCGTCCTGGCCGCGGGCAGCGGCATCGGGATGCTGGCCGACGCCTTCGAGGCCGCCAGCTACGTGGGCGACGTCCAGGCGATGGTGGAGCTGGGCCGCCGGGCCAGGAGCCACCCGCCCGGCTTCCTGCGCGACGTGATCGCCGGCGTCGGCGCCATGCTGGCGGACGGCAGCGGCGGCGAGCTGCTGCGCGGGGCCCTCGCCCGTACGGACGAGCTGACCGAGGCGGCGGAGCTGCTGTGGGCGTCGGCGGCGGCCAGCTACCTCGGGGAGGCCGACGTCTCCGCCGAGCTGGTCGAGCGGGCGGGCCGGGCGGCCCGGGTGTCGGGGATGGTCGGTCAGCTCCCGGTGGTGCTGGAGTTCGTCGCCACGGGCGAGCGGTTCAAGGGCAGGCTGAGCGAGAGCGCCGCCGTCGCGGAGGAGGGCCTGCACCTGGCCCGCGAGGCCGGGTACAGCAACTCGGTCGCCGCCCACCTGGCCAACCTGGCCGTCGTGGCCGCGCTCCGGGGCGAGGAGGAGCGCTGCCGCCACCTCGCCGAGGAGGCGCTGACCATCGCGATCCCGCACCGGATCGGGCTTCGCGCGGGTGTGGCCGCGTACGCGCTGGCGCTGCTGGACCTCGGCCTCGGCCGGTACGCGGCGGCGCACGCGCGCTTCAGCGCCCTCGCCACGGCCGGGCCCGGCGCCGGCCACCCCACGGTGACCTGGCGGTCCACCCCCGACCGGGTGGAGGCCGCGCTGGCGGCGGGCGAGCACGCGGCGGCGGCGGAGGCGGTGGCGGCGTACGAGCGGTGGGCCGCGCACGCCGGCACCGACGAGTCACAGGCGCTCCTGGCCCGCTGCCGCGCCCTGCTCGCCGCCCCAGGCACGGGCCAGGGAGCCGGGCAGGGAGCCGGGCAGGGAGCCGGGCAGGGAGCCGGGCAGGGAGCCGGGCAGGACGGCGTGGACGCTGAGCTGTTCGAGGAGGCGCTGCGGCGGCACGCCGAGCCGGTCGAGCGGGCGCGCACCGCCCTGCTGTACGGCGAGCGGCTGCGCCGCGCCCAGCGTCCCGGCCAGGCCAGGGACCATCTGCGCGCGGCGCTGGAGACCTTCGAGCGGGTGGGGGCCGCGCCCTGGGCCGAGCGGGCGCGCGGCGAGCTGCGGGCGGCCGGCGAGGCCGCGAGCCGGCCCGCGAGCGACGCGCAGACCCTGCTGACGCCGCAGGAGCTGCGGATCGCCCGGCTGGTGGCGGAGGGGGCGTCCAGCAAGGAGGTGGCGGCGCGGCTGTTCCTCAGCCCGCGCACGGTCGAGTACCACCTGTACAAGATCTATCCCAAGCTGGGCATCACGACCCGTACGGAACTGGCCCGGCTCCTGTGA
- a CDS encoding alpha/beta fold hydrolase — MSTNMIEIDGVELWTEEFGDAAHPPILLVMGSMSQGVLWPDEFVGRLVAAGRRVIRYDHRDTGRSATFDFATQPYTWHDIRDDVLRVMDAYGLESAHLVCHSAGGLLGQYLAVERPERVRTLTVIGSSPLGGHEGEVILRALTGQPQPEGSLPPPRPEFVELYTRLIAAPPPADRREQVQRMIDEARVLNGTALPFDEDAERRIQERVLDRARDLSAVANHRLAHAACPDFEPEGVLDRVKAPTLVIEGTHEPAKPGHSAIIAERIPGAELLMIEGMGHMLPPQVHEELAAAIVRHTAR, encoded by the coding sequence ATGTCAACGAACATGATCGAGATCGACGGCGTGGAACTGTGGACCGAGGAGTTCGGCGACGCCGCGCACCCGCCGATCCTGCTGGTGATGGGCTCGATGTCGCAGGGCGTCCTGTGGCCGGACGAGTTCGTCGGGCGGCTGGTCGCCGCCGGCCGCCGGGTCATCAGGTACGACCACCGCGACACCGGCAGGTCGGCCACCTTCGACTTCGCCACGCAGCCGTACACCTGGCACGACATCAGGGACGACGTGCTGCGGGTGATGGACGCCTACGGGCTGGAGTCCGCGCACCTGGTCTGCCACTCGGCGGGCGGGCTGCTCGGCCAGTACCTGGCCGTGGAGCGGCCGGAGCGGGTGCGCACGCTCACCGTGATCGGCTCCTCGCCGCTCGGCGGGCACGAGGGCGAGGTGATCCTGCGGGCGCTCACCGGGCAGCCGCAGCCGGAGGGGAGCCTGCCGCCGCCGCGGCCGGAGTTCGTGGAGCTCTACACCCGGCTGATCGCCGCGCCGCCGCCCGCCGACCGGCGCGAGCAGGTGCAGCGCATGATCGACGAGGCCCGGGTGCTGAACGGCACCGCGCTGCCCTTCGACGAGGACGCCGAGCGGCGGATCCAGGAGCGGGTGCTGGATCGGGCCAGGGACCTGTCGGCCGTGGCCAACCACCGCCTGGCGCACGCCGCCTGCCCGGACTTCGAGCCGGAGGGCGTGCTGGACCGGGTGAAGGCGCCGACGCTGGTGATCGAGGGCACCCACGAGCCCGCCAAGCCGGGTCACAGCGCGATCATCGCCGAGCGGATCCCGGGTGCGGAGCTGCTGATGATCGAGGGGATGGGGCACATGCTGCCGCCCCAGGTCCACGAGGAGCTGGCCGCGGCGATCGTGCGCCACACGGCCCGGTGA
- a CDS encoding DUF3073 domain-containing protein, whose product MGRGRAKAKQTKVARQLKYANHNIDYDRLREELGADTRREEMYPSTAPEPEAERAQ is encoded by the coding sequence ATGGGCCGAGGAAGAGCCAAGGCGAAGCAGACGAAGGTCGCTCGCCAGCTGAAGTACGCCAACCACAACATCGACTACGACCGGCTTCGCGAGGAGCTCGGTGCCGACACGCGGCGCGAGGAGATGTACCCGAGCACGGCGCCGGAGCCGGAGGCCGAGCGCGCGCAATGA
- a CDS encoding ArsR/SmtB family transcription factor yields the protein MHVEVYQAKADFFRTLGHPARIRVLELLQEGPLPVRDLLAQIDIEPSSLSQQLAVLRRAGIVSAIREGSTVVYTLATPELADLLGAARRILTDMLADQGELLAELRAEVT from the coding sequence ATGCACGTGGAGGTCTATCAGGCCAAGGCCGACTTCTTCCGGACGCTCGGCCACCCCGCTCGCATCAGAGTGTTGGAGCTTCTCCAGGAAGGGCCGCTACCCGTCAGGGATCTTCTGGCCCAGATCGACATCGAGCCGTCGAGCCTTTCCCAGCAGCTCGCGGTCCTGCGCAGGGCGGGCATCGTGAGCGCCATCCGCGAGGGCAGCACCGTGGTCTACACGCTGGCCACCCCCGAGCTGGCCGACCTGCTCGGAGCCGCCCGCCGCATCCTCACCGACATGCTTGCCGACCAGGGCGAACTGCTCGCCGAGCTGAGAGCCGAGGTCACCTAG
- a CDS encoding PadR family transcriptional regulator yields the protein MSLRHAVLGLLAEGPASGYDLMKLFDVSLANTWPATQSQLYSELGKLAEAGLVAVAAEGPRGRKEYAITDAGRAELRRWITDVEPTRVTRSDMLLRVFFLAQVSPEEARGYLRNQAGLAAERVERLEGIRPFVEDGDDNLSRYGRIALEYGLRLGKAQQEWAEWAESQIK from the coding sequence ATGAGCCTCCGACACGCCGTGCTGGGCCTGCTCGCCGAAGGGCCGGCGAGCGGCTACGACCTGATGAAGCTGTTCGACGTCTCCCTGGCCAACACCTGGCCGGCCACCCAGAGCCAGCTCTACTCGGAGCTGGGCAAGCTCGCCGAGGCGGGCCTGGTCGCCGTTGCCGCCGAGGGGCCGCGCGGGCGCAAGGAGTACGCGATCACCGACGCGGGCCGCGCCGAGCTGCGCCGCTGGATCACCGACGTCGAGCCGACCCGGGTCACCCGCAGCGACATGTTGCTGCGGGTGTTCTTCCTGGCCCAGGTGTCACCCGAGGAGGCCCGCGGCTACCTGCGCAACCAGGCCGGGCTCGCGGCCGAGCGGGTGGAGCGCCTGGAGGGCATCCGCCCGTTCGTGGAGGACGGCGACGACAACCTGTCCCGCTACGGCCGGATCGCCCTGGAGTACGGCCTGCGCCTGGGCAAGGCCCAGCAGGAGTGGGCCGAGTGGGCCGAGAGCCAGATCAAGTAG
- a CDS encoding 1,4-dihydroxy-2-naphthoyl-CoA synthase yields MVSELFDPKAWQAVEGFDFTDITYHRAIDQGTVRIAFDRPEVRNAFRPQTVDELYRAFDHARQSTDVGCVLLTGNGPSPKDGGWAFCSGGDQRIRGKDGYQYADGTAATGRLHILEVQRLIRFMPKVVICVVPGWAAGGGHSLHVVADLTLASAEHARFKQTDADVASFDGGFGSAYLARQVGQKFAREIFFLGDTYTAADAHRMGMVNAVVPHAELEATALEWARKINGKSPTAQRMLKFAFNMIDDGLVGQQVFAGEATRLAYMTDEAAEGRDSFLQKREPDWSPFPWHF; encoded by the coding sequence ATGGTCTCCGAGCTGTTCGATCCCAAGGCGTGGCAGGCGGTCGAGGGATTCGACTTCACCGACATCACCTACCACCGGGCGATCGACCAGGGCACCGTGCGCATCGCCTTCGACCGGCCCGAGGTGCGCAACGCCTTCCGCCCGCAGACCGTCGACGAGCTCTACCGGGCGTTCGACCACGCCCGGCAGAGCACCGACGTCGGCTGCGTGCTGCTCACCGGCAACGGCCCCTCGCCCAAGGACGGCGGCTGGGCCTTCTGCTCCGGCGGCGACCAGCGCATCCGGGGCAAGGACGGCTACCAGTACGCCGACGGCACGGCCGCGACCGGCCGCCTGCACATCCTGGAGGTGCAGCGGCTCATCCGGTTCATGCCGAAGGTCGTGATCTGCGTGGTGCCGGGCTGGGCCGCGGGCGGCGGCCACAGCCTGCACGTGGTGGCCGACCTCACGCTCGCCAGCGCCGAGCACGCCCGCTTCAAGCAGACCGACGCCGACGTGGCCAGCTTCGACGGCGGCTTCGGCTCGGCGTACCTGGCGCGGCAGGTCGGGCAGAAGTTCGCGCGGGAGATCTTCTTCCTCGGCGACACCTACACCGCGGCCGACGCCCACCGCATGGGCATGGTCAACGCCGTCGTGCCGCACGCCGAGCTGGAGGCCACCGCCCTGGAGTGGGCCCGCAAGATCAACGGCAAGTCGCCGACCGCGCAGCGCATGCTGAAGTTCGCCTTCAACATGATCGACGACGGGCTGGTCGGGCAGCAGGTGTTCGCGGGCGAGGCGACGCGGCTGGCGTACATGACGGACGAGGCGGCCGAGGGGCGCGACTCGTTCCTGCAGAAGCGCGAGCCCGACTGGTCGCCGTTCCCCTGGCACTTCTAG
- a CDS encoding NADP-dependent oxidoreductase, with the protein MTEQTMTAVRVHAFGGPEVLVAEEVPRPEPGPGDVLVRVRAAGLNPPDWYARTGFANIPEELRPALRLPFTPGSDISGVVAALGPGVTEWEVGDEVFGLVRFPPVDGDGGRGYAEYTTSPASHLARKPAALDHVEAAGIPMAGLTAYQFLFDHVRLEPGRTVLVNGAAGGVGHFLIQLATNTRDARVIAVASGRHERFLRDLGAAEFVDYTVTPPEDVVRDVDHLFDTVGGPEGHRLVPVVAPGGTISPVFLGEYHRERAAARGITFPSGQVRSDGGQLAELARLADAGLLRVGLDSVHPLADAAKAHERAEQGHIQGKIVLQVA; encoded by the coding sequence ATGACGGAACAGACGATGACGGCCGTGCGCGTGCACGCCTTCGGCGGCCCCGAGGTGCTGGTGGCCGAGGAGGTCCCGCGTCCGGAGCCGGGCCCCGGCGACGTGCTGGTGCGCGTGCGCGCGGCCGGTCTCAACCCGCCCGACTGGTACGCGAGGACCGGCTTCGCCAACATCCCCGAGGAGCTACGCCCTGCCCTGCGCCTGCCCTTCACGCCCGGCTCGGACATCTCGGGCGTGGTCGCCGCGCTCGGCCCCGGCGTCACCGAGTGGGAGGTCGGCGACGAGGTGTTCGGCCTGGTGCGTTTCCCGCCCGTCGACGGCGACGGCGGCAGGGGCTACGCCGAGTACACCACCTCGCCCGCGTCCCACCTGGCCCGCAAGCCGGCCGCGCTCGACCACGTCGAGGCCGCCGGGATCCCGATGGCCGGGCTCACCGCCTACCAGTTCCTCTTCGACCACGTACGGCTCGAACCGGGCAGAACCGTGCTGGTCAACGGCGCGGCCGGCGGCGTCGGGCACTTCCTCATCCAGCTCGCGACGAACACCAGGGACGCCCGGGTCATCGCGGTCGCCTCCGGCCGCCACGAGCGCTTCCTGCGCGACCTCGGCGCGGCCGAGTTCGTGGACTACACCGTCACGCCGCCCGAGGACGTCGTCCGCGACGTGGACCACCTCTTCGACACCGTCGGCGGCCCGGAGGGGCACCGGCTCGTGCCGGTGGTCGCCCCGGGCGGCACGATCAGCCCGGTCTTCCTCGGCGAGTACCACCGCGAGCGCGCCGCCGCGCGCGGCATCACCTTCCCCTCAGGGCAGGTGCGCTCCGACGGCGGGCAACTGGCCGAGCTGGCCCGCCTGGCCGACGCCGGGCTCCTCCGGGTCGGCCTCGACAGCGTCCACCCGCTCGCGGACGCCGCGAAGGCGCACGAGCGGGCCGAGCAGGGGCACATCCAGGGCAAGATCGTGCTCCAGGTGGCCTGA
- a CDS encoding TetR/AcrR family transcriptional regulator, translating into MTDEEPRAPRADAQRNRARILEVARTVVAEQGTQASLRDVARRAGIGLGTLYRHFPTRDELLETLLSDRFDRLAARAAALESTRPPADALAQWVSDFAEGATAYRGLAASMLATIEDETSSLHASCLAMRQAAGRLLGNAQAAGAVRADVDGTDLFALVNAVGWIADQAPSLSARRAHLLSLVLDGLKPH; encoded by the coding sequence GTGACGGACGAGGAACCCCGCGCCCCCAGAGCGGACGCGCAACGCAACCGCGCCCGCATCCTGGAGGTCGCCCGGACGGTCGTGGCCGAACAGGGCACGCAGGCATCGCTGCGCGACGTCGCCCGCCGGGCCGGCATCGGCCTCGGCACGCTCTACCGCCACTTCCCGACCCGGGACGAACTCCTCGAAACCCTCCTCAGCGACCGCTTCGACCGGCTCGCCGCCCGAGCCGCCGCACTGGAGTCCACCCGGCCGCCGGCGGACGCCCTCGCACAGTGGGTCAGCGACTTCGCCGAAGGCGCCACCGCCTACCGGGGCCTCGCCGCCTCGATGCTGGCGACCATCGAGGACGAGACGTCGTCGTTGCACGCCTCCTGCCTGGCCATGCGGCAGGCGGCGGGACGACTGCTCGGCAACGCGCAGGCGGCCGGGGCGGTGCGGGCCGACGTGGACGGGACGGACCTGTTCGCGCTGGTCAACGCCGTGGGCTGGATCGCCGACCAGGCCCCGTCCCTGTCGGCGCGCCGCGCCCACCTCCTCTCCCTCGTCCTCGACGGCCTCAAACCCCACTGA
- a CDS encoding aminoglycoside phosphotransferase family protein, translating to MKIVVPEALTASHVRWDGEAGRAWTAGLPALAGRYLEEWELRLDGEPGHGVVSLVLPVVRADGTPAALKLQPVTDENVTEAVGLRAWAGDGSVRLLAEDPATGTLLLERLHAGRSLSAVPDDLEALAVLTALLARLVAHPAPPGLRRLADLARGMLDGVDRALAALPGEDDRRRLRRWAGALAEVAAEPGDRLLHWDLHYDNVLAADREPWLAIDPKPLAGDPGFDLWPALHNRWADLAATGDVGRAALRRFDLMADVLGLDPRRAARWTLGRALQNALWDVEGGAGRLDEAHATLADAVARRL from the coding sequence ATGAAGATCGTGGTGCCGGAGGCGCTGACCGCCTCGCACGTCAGGTGGGACGGCGAGGCCGGCCGCGCCTGGACGGCCGGGCTGCCCGCGCTGGCCGGGCGCTATCTGGAGGAGTGGGAGCTGCGGCTGGACGGTGAGCCGGGCCACGGCGTGGTGTCCCTGGTGCTGCCGGTGGTCCGGGCGGACGGGACGCCGGCCGCGCTCAAGCTGCAGCCGGTCACCGACGAGAACGTCACCGAGGCGGTGGGCCTGCGCGCCTGGGCCGGCGACGGCTCGGTCCGCCTGCTCGCCGAGGACCCGGCCACCGGCACCCTCCTGCTGGAGCGCCTGCACGCGGGCCGCAGCCTGTCGGCGGTGCCGGACGACCTGGAGGCGCTGGCGGTCCTCACCGCCCTGCTGGCGCGCCTGGTCGCCCACCCCGCTCCGCCCGGCCTGCGCCGCCTGGCGGACCTCGCGCGGGGCATGCTGGACGGCGTGGACCGCGCGCTGGCCGCCCTCCCCGGCGAGGACGACCGCCGCAGGCTGCGCCGCTGGGCCGGCGCGCTCGCCGAGGTGGCCGCCGAGCCCGGCGACCGGCTGCTGCACTGGGACCTGCACTACGACAACGTGCTGGCCGCCGACCGGGAGCCGTGGCTCGCCATCGACCCGAAGCCGCTGGCCGGCGACCCGGGCTTCGACCTGTGGCCGGCGTTGCACAACCGCTGGGCCGACCTGGCGGCGACGGGCGACGTCGGACGGGCGGCGCTGCGCCGCTTCGACCTGATGGCCGACGTCCTCGGCCTGGATCCGCGCCGCGCGGCCCGCTGGACGCTGGGCCGGGCGCTGCAGAACGCCCTGTGGGACGTCGAGGGCGGCGCGGGCCGCCTCGACGAGGCGCACGCGACCCTGGCCGACGCCGTCGCCCGCCGCCTCTGA
- a CDS encoding NADP-dependent oxidoreductase — protein MRAAAFAEPGGPEVLKVMELPVPQAGPGQVRVRVRAAGVQPFDTAVRAGWLPPYLGEVPFPRIPGNEFAGVVDRVGPGVTGLAEGDEVLGFSRLFGYAEYIVVDATDVAPKPPGVPWEVAGGLTAGVQTAELALDGLGVKAGETLLVHGAAGAVGTAATQIAVARGARVIGTAREANHDHLRALGAEPVTYGEGLADRVRALAPGGVDAALDGAGGHALEVSLELVADRARIVTLVEHGRAAELGVQTVRGERTAERLGRYAARYAEGRFAWPVRRAYPLAEAADAHREIETGHGHGKIVLTL, from the coding sequence ATGAGGGCGGCGGCGTTCGCCGAGCCGGGCGGCCCCGAGGTGCTGAAGGTGATGGAACTGCCGGTCCCGCAGGCGGGGCCCGGCCAGGTACGGGTGCGGGTGCGGGCGGCCGGGGTGCAGCCCTTCGACACGGCGGTGCGGGCCGGCTGGCTGCCGCCGTACCTGGGGGAGGTGCCCTTCCCGCGCATCCCGGGCAACGAGTTCGCCGGGGTGGTGGACCGCGTCGGCCCCGGCGTGACCGGCCTGGCCGAGGGCGACGAGGTGCTGGGCTTCTCGCGGCTGTTCGGCTACGCCGAGTACATCGTGGTGGACGCGACGGACGTGGCCCCCAAGCCGCCCGGCGTGCCGTGGGAGGTGGCCGGCGGCCTGACCGCCGGCGTGCAGACCGCCGAACTCGCCCTCGACGGGCTCGGCGTCAAGGCGGGCGAGACGCTGCTGGTGCACGGCGCGGCCGGAGCCGTCGGGACGGCCGCGACGCAGATCGCCGTGGCCCGCGGCGCGCGGGTGATCGGCACCGCCCGCGAGGCCAACCACGACCACCTGCGCGCGCTCGGCGCCGAGCCGGTCACCTACGGGGAAGGGCTGGCCGACCGGGTGCGGGCGCTCGCGCCCGGCGGCGTGGACGCCGCGCTGGACGGCGCCGGAGGCCACGCCCTGGAGGTCTCCCTGGAGCTGGTCGCCGACCGGGCGCGGATCGTCACGCTCGTCGAGCACGGGCGGGCCGCCGAGCTGGGCGTCCAGACCGTACGCGGCGAGCGCACGGCCGAACGGCTCGGCCGCTACGCGGCGCGGTACGCCGAGGGGCGGTTCGCCTGGCCGGTGCGGCGGGCGTACCCGCTGGCGGAGGCGGCGGACGCGCACCGCGAGATCGAGACCGGCCACGGCCACGGCAAGATCGTGCTGACCCTCTGA
- a CDS encoding YqiJ family protein, whose amino-acid sequence MSFPTVVFSFLLVVVVGYWLIVITGVVELDDDAAWLGLGGVPAGVTLSLLIALAWLLCLIGSQVASGGPLLAVPFAAAGGAWLAVRGLIGPLRRLFPEGDRHSRGDLIGRPCVIRTGSASPEFGQAEVSAADGSTAVVQVRTTGADRLARGDKALIFEYDKDGEFFWVMPYESEI is encoded by the coding sequence TTGAGTTTTCCGACTGTCGTTTTCAGTTTCCTGCTCGTGGTGGTCGTCGGTTATTGGCTGATCGTCATCACCGGAGTGGTCGAGCTGGACGACGACGCGGCCTGGCTGGGGCTCGGGGGAGTCCCGGCCGGCGTCACGCTCTCGCTGCTGATCGCGCTCGCCTGGCTGCTGTGCCTGATCGGCAGCCAGGTCGCGAGCGGCGGCCCGCTGCTCGCCGTCCCCTTCGCCGCCGCGGGCGGCGCGTGGCTGGCCGTCCGGGGGCTCATCGGGCCGCTGCGCAGGCTGTTCCCCGAGGGCGACCGGCACTCGCGCGGCGACCTGATCGGCCGGCCGTGCGTGATCAGGACCGGCTCGGCGAGCCCCGAGTTCGGCCAGGCCGAGGTCTCCGCCGCCGACGGCTCCACGGCCGTCGTCCAGGTGCGGACGACGGGCGCGGACCGCCTCGCCCGCGGCGACAAAGCCCTCATCTTCGAATACGACAAAGACGGCGAATTCTTCTGGGTCATGCCCTACGAAAGCGAGATTTGA